The sequence TGACATCAGCATGGCACCCATTCATATTTAATCCATCAAGTGCATCTAATTGTCTGCTGGCCTTTTTTCAAGGCAATTAAGAAGGAGTGTCATTGGAGAGTGAGGTACCTGACAAGGTTGGGGTCAGGGTTATACGGAGGGGGCGGGCTGCAGTGGGAAGCAGACACTATAGTCTGACTGCTGTGGCCACCATTCATATCACCATTAGGCTGCATGTGGTGGCTGTTGAGCATGTTGGGGCCTGTGAGAAAGGAAGGTGTGATCAAGTAGAATAATGAGCAGCAAAATAGCACTATACGAAAATGGCATAAATAGGCTCTCTTAGCATCAATACTTTCTGATATAAGAACTTTATAACAAATTTATTGAAACATGTTACTTATGAGTACATTTAATTTGGTATATGTAaatcacacatactgtataaacgCTCACCCATATGAGCCATGGTGGTGGGGGCAGTGGGGTGTTGCTGGGGCTGCTGCCCCACCAGCTGGTTGACTGAGGGTGTTTTGCTGAGGCCTCCGTGGGTATGAAGCTTCATGTTGGACAGTGGAGAGTAAGAAGAGGGAGATGCTATGTGGCTCCTAGAGAAAAGAGTTAAATGGTtagaggaatgtgtgtgtgagtaaataTGACAGACACATGTGTTTGGGTTGATCAAATTCAGTCACACACAATTATgaacagtactgtatgtgtgtataccaGCAAGTAtccgtgtgtttgtgtatatgtgtgcgttGGAGTGACTCACGgtctctgcagcagctgctgttgtgtttgttgccTGTAGGAGTCCACCAGTGGCTGTGGCACCAGCTCCACGAGCTCCAAACTGTCTTTAATCTTCATCAGCAGCTCAAAGTTCTCCCGACCACGAACctacagacaaacacaacacgTTACATGAAATTGATTAGTTAAGGAATAATGACTCATCAAATCTAAAACATCTTTAATTCATGACTTATTATACTTTTAagaatattttcacataaaataataaGTGTGTGAAAGGCTCTCACAGGAATATAGTAAATCTCCTCATCTCCATGCCGCCTCTTCCTCGTGTTAATGTTTGGGCTGGGAATATTTGGTGGGCTCTGTTTAAAGTctataaatgacagaaacagaatCATAGTCACAGAATGACAGGTTTCTAACACATTTCACAATCTCATTCTTTCTGAGGACCAACAACCAACCATGATGTAAACCAGCAGCTAGACCACAAGACAAATATATGAAAAGTCACTAGATCAGTAAATGTGGAGTTAGCATGTACATGtcattcagtttaattcaaCTTACTGCGCTTGTTGGCGCTGCCATTTTTGGCCACATTGTCATTCAGGGCCTGTTGTTCCCTGAAGTGGTCCTCATCTGCTTTGCGGTCTCGGCCAGGACATGCACATATCCGACCTTCAAATGACCTTCTTCCCAACACTTGACCACTGCAGAGATGGTTGGATATAGAAAATATTCTCATCAAGGCGGGAGTTGAAATGTAGGTTCTCTAACATTCCTAATTAAGTCCAAGTATTGATCAGACATGTCTTTACTATTTGGTGTTACTTTAGCTTGGTGGATCAATGCACCAAATAGTCTCACACTACACACTATTGATGCTAAAAATTACATTATCACAATAAATAGTGCTGAATATTAAATGTGTATAGAGTATATAGTAGCATGTTCCATACTTCACATTGAACTCTGGCTGGTCATTTTGTAAATTGATCATGTGCCAGTATTTACTGACAAAACATTTATCCAAGTACCCAGTGCCACtaagaattaaaataaagtgaaaaagagCTAAGAATTGCTTGCTAATGTCAAAAGAAGCACCATTTTTGGGCTGTCCACTTGCATGACTTATGAATTTTTGACTTACTCCCTGGTTTCCAAAgtaatgatgatgaggatgggTCTCCTGTTCATGCCGcccacacagctgctgttgcaCATGAAGTTATACAGGATGGTGGTAAACTCGGTCCCCACCTGCAACACACAATAATGAATCCCACTAATAAGTGGATGCTGAGGGATGACGGGAGTTTGATCGGTTTTAGTCTATTTGACTCTTAACAgggcatttcattttttatggctaaaacaattcatttcaatcTGCACATTGTCACACAAGCAAAACTCCCATTTTACAGCACATGTTACCAATccaccactagagggcagtgtTGCAGTGCATTAGGGGGACATGCTTGTGGTTCATTAACCTCAGGTGCAAtcacagacattttgatttCTCACTCTTGTGCTTGTTTGGACGTGCCCGACATCTTTATTTAGATATGAGCTTTCTATGATGTACTTCACCAAAaatttactgtttactgacatatttcagatatttagatgtgcaaacatttacaaaatccACATCTCATTGGAGAGATGAAAGGCTCAATACCCCTTTTTTTGGGACAGTTACTGTTTGCTATAGTTGCTGATGTTTAAAGTTGAAGTCATGAGTCCAGTCctaatacaatacaatgtgtATCTCTGTGATGCACAGTCGCTGATGAACCACCAACCTGTGGAGCCTCATAGGGCACGAAGACACTCTGCCGGCCTGTGACAGGATCATCCACATATTGACTGAGGTTATTCCCCTCCACTCGGATCAGGTGACTGGCTGGAGCTACTTGGCCTGAAGAGAGAATGGAAAGGTCCAGTTAGTTGATCTGAGTCAAAGCATCACACTTACCAGTATGTGTTGTGATTAATGAATTACGTATCTTATTTTATAATACCATCATTAAAGTCTCGTCCTAGTTCGTGGTTGGGGCAGCGTTTGACCACTTCTGTGACGTGCTCCGCCTTCTTGTAGACGGGCATGGCTCTGATGATGCTGCcatgtggaggagaggaggacagcTTGATCTGGATTGGACAGGTCTTGGCAATCTGACAGTAGAGCTTCTTCAGCAACGGAGAATACTGATTgggaaaacaacacacacagggCCATCTCTAATTAGTGATCTGAACTTAGAAAAGGCAattttgtgtgtgctgtgtgcatgTACGTTTctgagaaaaagtaaaaattaaagcCAACAATTAAAGAGTTTTCCAGGagatttataatatttataattaacCTACGGAGGGAAAAAAAGTGGCAGTGAACATGTTAATCTCAAAGATTTTGCTACCGCCGACATCACAGcctaaaaaatatttcaagagGTGGAAGTgttgtttcaaaatgaatttcatGTCATTTGAGGTATTAAGTTATCTATCAACAGACAAAGTGAACAAATAAAGAGATGGGACATTGTAATTATCACATAAAATCTGGAGaacaaattgttttattctaGGAAAGGGAGTATTAAAGGAAAGGGAAGGGAAAATACATGACTGTAAAACAGTCAGCAGTAGATTTAAGTCTGTGTTGTAAAGGTAATTACTGTGTTATTagaatgaataaattattattatcttgaAGACTCAGTTTGTGGGTAGTAATAAGATGCTGCACCTGGCAGGTGACATGTGGAAGTTAAAAAGGTCATATTGGAAAAAATGGCTGTGTCTATGTTTGTGTACCATGCAGctcaacacaaaatgaatgtaagatcattttaaatcattcaGTTAAACAGGTAAACTGATTCCTGAGTTTAAAGGCATttaaacatgcacatgcatacacgcacgtgcatgtatgtgtgtaaattcCTGTTTAGATACATGGAAAGACACTGGGACAAGGGATGGAAAAGCCTTAACATGCCCTGACACAATCACAAAATCTCAAAAATCTTCCCGGTGGATATCAAACTGGGAccttccagaaaaaaaaaaaactgaggagaCAGTTGTCCTGTGTGGACTTGCTACAATGGGCCTGAATACAAATGCAACAGCGCACCCTATggcataaatacagtatattcagtttAATAGCTGTAATTCTGCCATATGAGAAAAATGACTCAGTCAATATCTTTTGAGGTTTTTAGCATTTGATTTAAACCCCAAATCCTGGTATTAACTATCTGAACCAGGGAAGCGGATTCACTGGATCTGTTAGCCATGTATCAaaccttcttttcttttgtatcTATGTCACAACATAAACTAACATGTTATCTTGGAAGCATATATATCCACCATCTGTAGAACTCCACCGATTTTACAGTTTACTCTTCTACTCAGTTGTTCTACTCAGCctatgaaaacagttgtataatgtgtcctgtggTTTTGGAGAAGCTGTCAAAAAAGTTTCAAAAAACAACCTTGATTTTGTCACCTGGGTCATCTCAGTTTGGCTTGaaacttaaaatgtttaacagaGTGCTTGGtttacaaactggaggtgtgaGATTTGAAAGAAAGGCAAGAGAAGCATGAAGGTCTAATGAAAGACACTATTCAGTTGCaccatgggaaatgtaggatcctgttggtgtttttggagcttgactcaTAAAGGGGGCTAAAAATCAGGATATCTCGGCCTCTGTTGCTTCAATTTcaaccattgttttttttatgtcttttgaaAGTCCCCTACATTGCTGCTGCACAACTTTAACCCTTGAAGTCACATCATGCATACCCTAAATTCCCCTTCTCAACATTGATCACTGTTCTTTCAAaagagactgtgtctgtgtgactgtgGCTTTTATTTCTTAACCCATCTCTCCCCTCTCACTCTTGGATCTTAATTGCAAATTACTTATCCATTATGGATCTTTGAGTTCCATCCCACCTCACCGTGACTTATAATGTCAAGGTTAAGATTTTTCTTTAACTTAACATACATGTAATAACTTTTTCTAACAACTTTTTCAGTTCACTGATCATCCAGACTCGGATTTGACTCTCCCACCCAGAGAGCTGCTGTCCCAATGACGGCTGGGAAAGAGTCATTCCCACACCAACAACTGCTTGGATTCCTTGTTTTGACACCGTTACTAAAGCCCCTTACAACcacacacaaccccccccctacacacacacacacacacacacccttagCCATGAGCACTCCCTTAAGGGCAATGAAAATACCTGTACACAACATTACCTTTTCCCACCTAGCTGTCCCTGACAAGTCTCAACAGCCCGTCCATaccatgaataaataattttccTGAGATGCAACAGCCAGACAAACGTCTTCCTGGGGACTTTTCCCGTTGAAACTATCACATCTTGAAAAAAGATCCATTGGTTTACTTTCCAACATGATCACAGCAGAAAGAATATTAACTCATTTAGCATGTGAAAAGAGGAACATTGAAGATTGTGATTTAATGTTAGCAGACAGCATCAATGAAAGGAGCCAGTGATGTCCAGTCATGCTGGTGGGTGATTGGATTTTTGCAGAATTATGCATTATTACGTAATAATGTAACTTTGACAAAGAAATattgttcatattaaacaataTAAATGGGTCCTGTGACCTAATTAGTCAgttacaaagacaaaaaaacctgCTTTTTCTGCAGGCTTACTAAGAAACAACTTTGAAGTAGAGACTAATGCCAGATGACAACGGCTTAGACAAGTCTGTGTCCTGTCACACAAATAGATTCAAACCTTTACTTAGAACACTTTTACCCACACtcgaaaaataacaatattatatATGCAGATACTTATAGCCAAGATGTTGCCAGCTGATTTGGTTTTATGGTTTATGGCCatgactaacttttttttttttaaattctgtcttACAGGAGGTCAGTCGTGGTCTGAAATTCCACTTCTATAATCCTTTTGGCCTATTCTTAAAAGTGACCGTTGCAAAAAAAGTTAGTTCCTTTTATCCACAAAAAAAGATCTCTTGATAAGTTGTGGGAACCGTGGGGATCAGTGGTTTGGTGATATTAGTTTTAAACATCTCAGAGCACATAAAAAATCTCATAAattactttttgtgttttcagtcttcCGGGGTGCAGATGCCATGGGAGACGTCTCGACTCGTCCACCATGCAAACTGGTGCGTACATGCACCAACAACACATAGACATGCACACATACGCACGAATATGTGAGTTCACCTCCATGTGTCACTGTCAGCAGTGAAGTGcagcatttataaaaaaaaaaaatcaactgcaTCGTCTGATGTGTATCTTCCTGTACAGACAAGAGATGCTGAGTGACGGATAAACTGGACTTCATCTCAGGACATAGGGAAGGATGATTGGATTTGGAGGcagatgaaaaaaatggtaAGAGAATAAACACGACTAAAGGGATTATTtaatttaagagaaaaatgtcaAGATGAGTgagaagaggaaataaaaatccTTGACTCATGGTCTAACCGAAATCTGATGAAAATTTTTTGAGCtcatgtatactgtatatttaattaAGTGTGCTGTTATGCAGAATAGGAACATCCAGCAATTCCTCCTGAAATGTGATTTACTTTTCATTGCAAACCCAGTGTTACTGATATtgaatccatccatccatccatccatccatccatcctcctGCCTCTACACGGTGGACCATTGGAGGCAGGTCCTAACAGGCTTCTGGAGACAGGGTGATAATTGCCAGATCGTCATCCATATCCACAAGCAACAGCATGCCCGCCGCAAATTCGCTTAACTGTCCAAATATCGAATACATTTACGCACACACACGGGCACACAAAGCCGACATACAGTCTCCACACtgtgcacattcacacagtctATACTGGCTTTCAATACAGGCTATAGTTACTATATAGGACTCAAATTAATCAAGAATCTCCCACACTTTCTTTGACATGAGACATtgagaaaaaatgaaagatgtaATGATCTTTAGagagtgatgttttttttgacaatagCTAAACTTGGCTCTCTGTAGATAAAGATCTGAAATAATTGTGTTGTTCAAATCGAAggtttttatcaaacatttttgcCTGCAATTGCAATAAATTGGAAGAattcccttttttcttctttatttgaGTTACTTACTTGAGTTACTAAATAATGATTTCATCCATCCAACCTACTGACAGATGACATACTCTGAGTAGTAAGAGTAAGTTGAATAGATTCATATTGATTGCTATTCACCATATACTCAAGGGTGCATTTACAGTACTGGCACAGCCCATTGAGATTGTAAAAGTTCAGTCTTCTGGACGGGATGGCATAAACATAGAATTACACAGAGTGTTAAGGGACACACAGcagaacagagaaaatgtttaatatattaGTTTCCCGGATTGATGATATCCCATAATCCAGATCATTTCCTGACCAATGTTGATACTggacaatgttttatttaagcACTTCATTCTCTAAGAGACTATAAAAATCGTTTGCATTTGCAGCACATTGATCTGAATCACACAAACTCACGTAATCATGAGCAAGTACACGAACTTGCTTGTTACTGTTGATAAAAAATATCCGAGCACCCAAACACGTGTGAAAAACCTTCCTTATTGAGTGTGTTTTCTCAAATCCGATGCTCGGCAGGAAGGCCAACGGTGATGTGGCCGCGGATGATGCATGGAAAGGAAGGGAAAGATGCATTGTGCAGGGCATGTTGGGACCTGTGTTCTAACGGAGAGAGACTAATAGCTGGGAAGAGCAGCTTCTGACAAGCCGCCGTTCAGTGCATGCTCGAGCCTGCAACCCCACTGCATCACACTCCCTCCCACTcctgacacatactgtacacgcgcacgcacatacacacacacatacacatacacataaactaAAGTCTGAGTGTATGGAAAGAGGTCTTATTATTTGACAAGGCTGAGGTGTTAGATCTCATTTCCAGCCGCGGTGACGCTTGCCTGCTTCCAAGCCAAGGAATCATCTTCAGCTCAGAGTTTCAGAGCTATTATCACTAATGCATGGTGTCTTGACGAGACAGGAGGGGGACTGGAAGATTACCAGACTAGCTTAACATGGGCTTGGATGGACTTACTGTATGTGGAAACACTATGATAGATTAGGAGAAAAGGGattttttcattctcttttcttctcttctcttctcttctcttctcttctccttttgAATGGTGCAGCAGAATGGCGTGGACTGCCTTGAAAGACAAATCTAACTTCCCGTCAGTCATTCAGTTGACATCTTGAGAAGAGGGGATTTAATGAGAACTGCTTGATGCAATAGGCAGCTACCTTTCTCATAATCTCCAAAAGCACTGCATGCCACCCGCTCTTAGTGGGAGGCAGAGGGGTGGAGAAAGGGGGAGGCTAGGTAACTGATTATAGTCAATATGCCCCTATGGCATTCGGCATTCCCCGCTGCCTGAGGTTACAAGAAATCAGCAAGAACGCCAGAGCCTGTTAAGTCCTTCATTCAACCAAGGTGACTCAGTCTGGTCCACATAGTCATCCTTTTTTCATGTTCAAACCTGGGTTTTCTACTGAACACTTGCGCATTAAcattagacacacacataaatcctCATGCATCCCTATTTTTGGGGAATCCCCTAACATGGGCAGAAAAGTATTCATTCCGAAGGGCTTGACCATAATCTCTTTACTTTTCAAAACTAACACTTACAAAACAATCACGGAAATGATCTGAGCTATCACAAAGCTGTTTGCCACTGAGCTCAAAACTAGCCAGGCAAACCTTAACGTACACTTGATATCCTTGGTTTGGTTTTAAATAGTTGCAGGTTctcttttttattgtaaagaaacattttcttctctgcaTTACTTTGTTACataattttagtattttgagaaaatgttttgtgaaaaatgaagaCAATTGCATGCACTGTATGTATTGTACTTTTTAACATCTGTATGCAATCAATGTTATCATAGTATCATACAAAATCACACATTATCATACTGTAAAAAATAGCTCGTCGTCAGTTGCAACTGTATAATAATACTTAAATACATCCTCTGATAGTTTGCCAATCTTATAATCAGGCCTGCAAGATAAAAAGAAAGCATTACAGTAAACTCCATAAAAGCCATGAGCAATCacccagtctctctctctcattctaaTCCCTCCTGTTTAATGGCAGCCGAGGCATCTGAATAATCACAGGTTTCCTCACAGTTCTTTTTCTGCTGCCTCATCATCAGTATCTTAAGTCGTGTGCCAGTCAAAAACTCctttgtctctcctctcctggtAACGTAAAACGTCCACAACTTAAATTGTTCAGGCATATAGACTCAAAACcttcttctttgtttgggaTCATTTTCAAACTATTATCCATGCAAACCAAAGCTGATAAGAGTTTTAATTTTGCTGCAAAGGGCCAGATGGGACTGCAGGTTGGTGTTGTGAATAAAGAGACTGAACAAGAGGAACTGTTGGCTGGCACTCttaaatttaaagttaaacAGTTTGGAGGATTATCATGCttctttgatttgatgtttttacttaATCAAGATATTTGGAACATTGGGATATCAGGGAGAGTAAGGCAAGTTTATGTGAAGAGCAGAGTAGTACGtatcacaacaaacaaaacaggctGAAACATGCCTCTGACATATTTTAGGATTTCAttacattgcaaaaaaaaaattctcaggTAAAACACACTAATAATTTTTGTCAATGTTTTTTCTTGGTTTCTGTCTATGTGGTTTGGTTGTGAGAAAGACCTGAGTCAGACAATGGAAGTGAGAGGAATGAGATGACAGACATATTTTAGGAGAAGACAAGGCGAAACTTTAGGCGCCAGAGGTGACAGCCATGAGTGTGTGTTAATACCGGAGgaagaaagaggcagagaaagaaaagcagcaggtCAAAGACCACCGCTCTAATGTCCAGAGAGGGATCCTCTTACATCACTAAGGACTGAGTAAAGGAGCCCACCACGCATGGTTACCTCCAGCAAACACAGCCACGGAGGAACCCCTCAGTTGATAACACAGAGACATTCACAGGCCTgggtgctcacacacacacacatacacacacacactgagtgaaGGAAATGCAGTTTGTCTCTTGTGTCTCTTGTTTCAGGGAGGTCAACTGTGTGACAGTCGGAGGTGACACCTTTCCAGCAGGAGACTTCTCATCGGGTCATGACAAATTACACAGCTCCCATTTCACCTGTCTCTCACCACCATCACATCACAAggtagttctgtgtgtgtgtgtattccttAGGTATGGTGAAGTGTTTCCCTAAATTCCTAGATTCAGGTTTGGTAGAATGTATCTTCTGAGTAGTGTattacttctactactactgctactgtgTATTGGTAGAAACAGCCGTAGCAGTAACAAGAATTATTTTGTACCATTATGTTTATTATACTGAcaatatatgtaaatgtgttaTATTGTCAACAACTCAGAAAAGCTTCTTTTCGGTATGTGGAAGACCTCTTAGTAAGAGGCATGTCCTAAAAGTTCAAaacaaatcacagaaaaaacaggcaacaataacaacagtgtAATATCTGGATTAACACtgacaaacagggaaaaaactGGCATACTACAACAGCCTTtccaaaatatttaatatctaATGTAGTGATGCAATACATGATGgatttacatgacatttaatgtaaataaataagcataaactccaaaaaaaaagtaaaaatctcaCTTACTTCATcttagaaacaaaacaaaccacttTCATACCAAACCTTCCCTGTTGCATTCATCACATTAGAGTACAAGAGGCGAGTAGAGATGAATCACTGAATGATCCGCTACTTTCTCTTGCATGCGACACGCCTGCACATGTGCTGGCTTGAGTGGGGGTGTGTacgtgagtgtgtgcgtgtgaaagagtgtctttgtgtgcatgttcatgtgtgtgcaaGATAGTTAGACAGTAAAACTGGGACCCAGAaaggcagaaagaaaaagacagagaaacacacttgcacacactgCATGCCAAAGccgagagagagtgtgtgtactCACGGTCCATGTGGCAGACTTGGCGGTGCTGGATTGCTGGAAGGACACCTGGAAGGCGTGTGGTCCGGGGTAGTCGGTGTTGGAGGGGATGGCCGGTGCAGGCGACAGGCCCTCGAAGGTGGAGTTGGGCTGGGAGTAGGGCGAGGGGGTGGGCACGGCCGACGAGGAGGCGTTCTCGGAGCTGTAGGGGCTGGCGGACGTTGCACGGCTCCCCAGGCTCTCCATGCTGCTGCTCAGCAAGTTGTACTGGGACtggggagagaagaagagggaagaGAATGAGGGAGGcgaagagggaggagagagacggagggaggaCACAGGTAGAGGTGCTGGAGAGACAGGGGCTTGGAGGCTTAGAGGGAGGTCGGATTACACTGGGAAGGGAGAGTTGCGAGTAGTCTGTGTcatgctgcgtgtgtgtgtgggttcaTGTGTAATTGTCTATGTGGATGTCCATGATCAACGCTGTGCACTTTTTGtgtgatttatatatataaaaaaggtCTGAGATTAGGTTATAAAATTATCAAGCATGCTGGGACACAAacttatgtatgtgtgtgtgtgtgtgtcagtgagtgagtgtAAGTGAGTGGCGGCTGCAGTGAGGTCCCCACAGTAGCCTCCTCAGGGCTATACGAGCCAAGTTGtaaaacacaggtgtaatttGTGCTCTGCCTAATTGCCTGCCATTCCCCTCTCGTCCTCTCCATGATTTGAATACGTTTGctctgaggtgtgtgtggtgaCACACATGTCAAAGTTAACGCACCCTATGAGGCCCATTTCTAGTTGTACACAAACTCATAAGCTACTGTAGGAAGAAAACTGCTGAGGCTGCTGTaattttttatgttcatttgttGATCCCCTGTTACACTACTTGAACTAACCctttaagacagaaaacacaaacagccaaCTGCAGTACACAGTCTGTCCACCTTCTGCTCATCAATATCAAACAATTACTTTCTTTCAACAAGTCCAATATCCAATAAATATGACACCAGTTGATTGTGAATCAACAAGAGAAATCAAGCGCCAtgtaaaactattaaaaaagaaataatctcaatcattcatttaaaaaatcccAGATATATCCATACTGCCCACATATGTGTGTCAAATAACAGACACTGATGGCAAGTTCACACTAAAGAAGCCACAGCGTCGCACATACAATCACTctaagagcagaaaaaaacagaatcttTACCTTCTTTTTCACGTAGTACATCCTCTAATGCTTTGGTCTCATTTGTCAACTCTTCAGTCAGAAATGTCCAAATACAGCAAAGCAAAGAGAGCGCGGGACCATAGCCTAACCAGAGTTCAAGCGAGGTGTGCATCAGTGGACACACCACACACTctctgtcatacacacacacatacacacacacatacacacatgtacagccAGGACAAAGGTGAGGACtggtgtggagagagagaaacgatAGACTGAGCCgaggggagagaaggagagagggaaagagggatgGGAACCCAAAAAATGGTACAACGTTCTAATTATGGCATGCCCGGACATAGACTGCAATGCCGgggcacatgtacacacacgctCCAAAACACCTTGTGAAGGCCTGCACTAAGTAAACACTGTCTGGTCTGATGGAGAacgagagaaaagagagagagaaagagagagacaagaattgaaaacaaattaaagaacAAGAGTTCAAGGGTCAGACCCCCTCCAGCCAGTATTGTATATCGATACAGCATTAAATCAGCAGACTTCAAAA is a genomic window of Thunnus maccoyii chromosome 4, fThuMac1.1, whole genome shotgun sequence containing:
- the tp73 gene encoding tumor protein p73 isoform X3; this encodes MSQSTVTEEGGTFEHLWSSLEPDSTYFELPPGTQPGERPVPSTSTPGNHHSAAEVSMDIYHMRDMNDNVMSQYNLLSSSMESLGSRATSASPYSSENASSSAVPTPSPYSQPNSTFEGLSPAPAIPSNTDYPGPHAFQVSFQQSSTAKSATWTYSPLLKKLYCQIAKTCPIQIKLSSSPPHGSIIRAMPVYKKAEHVTEVVKRCPNHELGRDFNDGQVAPASHLIRVEGNNLSQYVDDPVTGRQSVFVPYEAPQVGTEFTTILYNFMCNSSCVGGMNRRPILIIITLETRDGQVLGRRSFEGRICACPGRDRKADEDHFREQQALNDNVAKNGSANKRNFKQSPPNIPSPNINTRKRRHGDEEIYYIPVRGRENFELLMKIKDSLELVELVPQPLVDSYRQQTQQQLLQRPSHIASPSSYSPLSNMKLHTHGGLSKTPSVNQLVGQQPQQHPTAPTTMAHMGERLYSPNMLNSHHMQPNGDMNGGHSSQTIVSASHCSPPPPYNPDPNLVSFLTSLGCQNFIDYFTSQGLQTIYHLQTLSMEDLGALKIPEQSRIAIWRGLQDMKQGASLQLPASSHHHDYHGQQLLRSSGNMAASAMAAIGAAGGELQRQRVMEAVHFRVRHTITIPNRSGVVGASGMAAATDEWTDFGFDMPDCKVSRNKHSIKEEFMESDVH
- the tp73 gene encoding tumor protein p73 isoform X4, which codes for MYYVKKKSQYNLLSSSMESLGSRATSASPYSSENASSSAVPTPSPYSQPNSTFEGLSPAPAIPSNTDYPGPHAFQVSFQQSSTAKSATWTYSPLLKKLYCQIAKTCPIQIKLSSSPPHGSIIRAMPVYKKAEHVTEVVKRCPNHELGRDFNDGQVAPASHLIRVEGNNLSQYVDDPVTGRQSVFVPYEAPQVGTEFTTILYNFMCNSSCVGGMNRRPILIIITLETRDGQVLGRRSFEGRICACPGRDRKADEDHFREQQALNDNVAKNGSANKRNFKQSPPNIPSPNINTRKRRHGDEEIYYIPVRGRENFELLMKIKDSLELVELVPQPLVDSYRQQTQQQLLQRPSHIASPSSYSPLSNMKLHTHGGLSKTPSVNQLVGQQPQQHPTAPTTMAHMGERLYSPNMLNSHHMQPNGDMNGGHSSQTIVSASHCSPPPPYNPDPNLVSFLTSLGCQNFIDYFTSQGLQTIYHLQTLSMEDLGALKIPEQSRIAIWRGLQDMKQGASLQLPASSHHHDYHGQQLLRSSGNMAASAMAAIGAAGGELQRQRVMEAVHFRVRHTITIPNRSGVVGASGMAAATDEWTDFGFDMPDCKVSRNKHSIKEEFMESDVH
- the tp73 gene encoding tumor protein p73 isoform X6, with translation MYYVKKKSQYNLLSSSMESLGSRATSASPYSSENASSSAVPTPSPYSQPNSTFEGLSPAPAIPSNTDYPGPHAFQVSFQQSSTAKSATWTYSPLLKKLYCQIAKTCPIQIKLSSSPPHGSIIRAMPVYKKAEHVTEVVKRCPNHELGRDFNDGQVAPASHLIRVEGNNLSQYVDDPVTGRQSVFVPYEAPQVGTEFTTILYNFMCNSSCVGGMNRRPILIIITLETRDGQVLGRRSFEGRICACPGRDRKADEDHFREQQALNDNVAKNGSANKRNFKQSPPNIPSPNINTRKRRHGDEEIYYIPVRGRENFELLMKIKDSLELVELVPQPLVDSYRQQTQQQLLQRPSHIASPSSYSPLSNMKLHTHGGLSKTPSVNQLVGQQPQQHPTAPTTMAHMGPNMLNSHHMQPNGDMNGGHSSQTIVSASHCSPPPPYNPDPNLVSFLTSLGCQNFIDYFTSQGLQTIYHLQTLSMEDLGALKIPEQSRIAIWRGLQDMKQGASLQLPASSHHHDYHGQQLLRSSGNMAASAMAAIGAAGGELQRQRVMEAVHFRVRHTITIPNRSGVVGASGMAAATDEWTDFGFDMPDCKVSRNKHSIKEEFMESDVH
- the tp73 gene encoding tumor protein p73 isoform X5; this encodes MLCGVSQYNLLSSSMESLGSRATSASPYSSENASSSAVPTPSPYSQPNSTFEGLSPAPAIPSNTDYPGPHAFQVSFQQSSTAKSATWTYSPLLKKLYCQIAKTCPIQIKLSSSPPHGSIIRAMPVYKKAEHVTEVVKRCPNHELGRDFNDGQVAPASHLIRVEGNNLSQYVDDPVTGRQSVFVPYEAPQVGTEFTTILYNFMCNSSCVGGMNRRPILIIITLETRDGQVLGRRSFEGRICACPGRDRKADEDHFREQQALNDNVAKNGSANKRNFKQSPPNIPSPNINTRKRRHGDEEIYYIPVRGRENFELLMKIKDSLELVELVPQPLVDSYRQQTQQQLLQRPSHIASPSSYSPLSNMKLHTHGGLSKTPSVNQLVGQQPQQHPTAPTTMAHMGERLYSPNMLNSHHMQPNGDMNGGHSSQTIVSASHCSPPPPYNPDPNLVSFLTSLGCQNFIDYFTSQGLQTIYHLQTLSMEDLGALKIPEQSRIAIWRGLQDMKQGASLQLPASSHHHDYHGQQLLRSSGNMAASAMAAIGAAGGELQRQRVMEAVHFRVRHTITIPNRSGVVGASGMAAATDEWTDFGFDMPDCKVSRNKHSIKEEFMESDVH